One window of Cydia pomonella isolate Wapato2018A chromosome 5, ilCydPomo1, whole genome shotgun sequence genomic DNA carries:
- the LOC133518390 gene encoding uncharacterized protein LOC133518390, whose protein sequence is MYKSHELSSEVGCQQGDPLGPAIFSLAINPIIKNLKSKFNVWYLDDGTLGGDVNTVLSDLSFVRSSFENIGLDLNFSKCELFIHKSSCTLTDLKPKFDDLAPNIKLVDKDSLCLLGSPIFEESFPDYVSNSISNFKSHTNSLLEISPHYALVILKFCLFVPKFTYVLRCCPFWKHQNLLSPIDDLIKISIETILNIQLSEPSWSQASLPIRFGGLGIRKISSVASPAFLASINSTSGLIGNILRALPTNYEITGFEDAKNAFKIACPGKQFPDNPKSQRSWDNIYCDLTYNTLLNNCTGPDHARLLAVGAREAGYWLHAHPSPNTGTFLDPTSLRLATGLRLGVSVCTPHICSCGTDVDRLGHHGLSCQKSAGRFSRHASLNDIIRRSLATINVPALLEPTGIIRDDGKRPDGVSLVPWSLGRMLVWDATCVDTLAPSHLQRTNVKAGAAAESAEILKRNKYKSLGREYHFVPFGVETLGPWGPSAHKFFGEIAKRLVDVTGDRRAGGFLAQRISIAIQRGNAASILGTMPQGPLLDIS, encoded by the coding sequence ATGTACAAATCACATGAATTATCTTCTGAGGTTGGTTGTCAGCAGGGTGACCCTCTCGGGCCAGCAATTTTTAGTTTGGCTATAAatccaattattaaaaatttaaaatcaaaattcaacgTCTGGTACTTAGACGACGGAACCCTAGGAGGCGACGTGAATACTGTGCTCTCTGATTTGTCTTTTGTTAGGAGCAGTTTCGAAAATATTGGTTTAGATTTGAATTTCAGCAAATGCGAACTCTTTATTCACAAATCTTCTTGTACTTTGACCGACTTAAAACCCAAATTTGACGATCTGGCTCCTAATATAAAATTGGTAGACAAGGATTCTCTTTGCCTCCTGGGTTCTCCTATATTTGAAGAATCTTTTCCTGATTATGTTTCTAACTCTATATCTAATTTCAAAAGTCACACGAATAGTTTACTCGAAATTAGCCCTCATTATGCTCTTGTGATTCTGAAATTCTGTCTTTTTGTCCCTAAATTTACATATGTGCTCCGCTGCTGTCCTTTTTGGAaacatcaaaatttattgtcgcctatagacgatttgatcaaaattagtATAGAGACGATTCTAAACATTCAGCTGAGTGAGCCTTCCTGGTCTCAAGCGTCCCTCCCTATTCGGTTCGGAGGTTTAGGAATTCGCAAAATTTCCAGTGTGGCTTCCCCAGCCTTTTTGGCATCCATTAATAGCACGTCTGGTCTCATAGGAAATATCTTAAGGGCTTTGCCCACAAACTATGAGATTACGGGCTTTGAGGatgctaaaaatgcttttaaaattgcttgcccgggcaaacaatttccagacaacccaaaatcacaaaggagctgggataatatttactgtgatttaacttacaatactcttctaaacaactgtacgggtccagatcacgcgagacttttggcggtcggagcccgggaagccggctactggctacatgcccatccttcacctaatactggtactttcttggatccgacctccctaagactggcgactggtttgcgactcggggtttcggtatgtacgccacatatatgctcttgtggcacggacgtggaccgactgggacaccacggattatcttgtcaaaaaagtgcaggtcgtttttcaagacatgcgtcgcttaatgacataatccgtcgatctcttgccaccatcaatgtgcctgctcttcttgagccaactggcattatcagggatgatggcaagaggcctgatggggtgtccttggttccttggagcttgggacggatgttagtgtgggatgctacctgcgtagacacactggcaccgtcccacctccaacggactaatgtaaaagcgggcgcagcggcggaaagcgccgaaattttgaaacgtaataaatataagagcctcggtagagagtaccattttgtaccttttggcgttgaaactctaggtccatggggtcccagcgcgcacaagttttttggagaaatcgcgaaacgtctggttgacgtaactggtgaccgaagagctggcggcttcctcgcacaacgtatcagtattgcgatacaacgaggaaatgccgccagcatccttggtacaatgcctcaagggcctcttttagatataagctag